From Halomicrobium salinisoli, the proteins below share one genomic window:
- a CDS encoding ABC transporter ATP-binding protein translates to MPPAIETEDLSKSYGSTTAVRGLDLSVPRGEVYGFLGPNGAGKTTTIRMLTTLTSPSGGEAYIAGEPVTDRPAVVDELGFLPETPPVYGELTGREQLEYVAGLREFDDWDRIERLLERFDLAEDADRRVDTYSKGMKQKLGLVQALLHRPTVVFLDEPTSGLDPRAARTVRDVIAEVAAEDTTVFLSTHILPVVEELADTVGVLYDGRLVAEGSPAELTDGVEAGSTLEDVFLEVTEESPESGGSPAAIDARSGSHDG, encoded by the coding sequence ATGCCCCCTGCTATCGAGACCGAGGATCTCAGCAAGTCGTACGGCTCGACGACGGCCGTGCGCGGGCTGGACCTCTCGGTGCCCCGCGGCGAGGTCTACGGCTTCCTCGGGCCCAACGGCGCGGGGAAGACGACCACGATACGGATGCTGACGACGCTGACCAGTCCCTCCGGCGGCGAGGCGTACATCGCGGGCGAGCCCGTCACCGACCGCCCGGCGGTGGTCGACGAGCTCGGCTTCCTCCCGGAGACGCCGCCGGTGTACGGGGAGCTGACGGGTCGCGAGCAGCTGGAGTACGTGGCCGGGCTGCGGGAGTTCGACGACTGGGACCGGATCGAGCGCCTGCTGGAGCGGTTCGACCTGGCCGAGGACGCCGACCGGCGCGTCGACACCTACTCGAAGGGGATGAAACAGAAGCTCGGGCTCGTTCAGGCGCTGTTGCACCGGCCGACCGTCGTCTTTCTGGACGAACCGACCAGCGGGCTGGACCCGCGGGCGGCCCGGACCGTGCGGGACGTCATCGCCGAGGTGGCCGCGGAGGACACCACCGTCTTCCTCTCGACGCACATCCTGCCGGTGGTCGAGGAGCTGGCGGACACCGTCGGCGTGCTCTACGACGGCCGCCTCGTGGCCGAGGGGTCCCCCGCGGAGCTGACCGACGGCGTCGAGGCGGGCTCGACGCTGGAGGACGTGTTCCTGGAGGTGACCGAGGAATCGCCCGAGAGCGGCGGCTCGCCGGCGGCGATCGACGCCCGGTCCGGGAGTCACGACGGATGA
- a CDS encoding DUF6432 family protein, translating to MKAKAEFRDRPDTEVAILDALADRPEEGLTVLELRSHVDVDIDSLEDALANLKEDDLIEVTNEAQRTVIVPEERVLGPAEVDDEASLFDAIRRRFRR from the coding sequence ATGAAAGCGAAGGCGGAGTTCCGCGACCGGCCGGACACGGAGGTCGCGATCCTCGACGCGCTCGCCGACCGGCCGGAGGAGGGGCTGACGGTCCTCGAGCTCCGGTCCCACGTCGACGTCGACATCGACTCGCTGGAGGACGCCCTCGCGAACCTGAAGGAGGACGACCTGATCGAGGTGACCAACGAGGCCCAGCGGACCGTCATCGTCCCCGAGGAGCGGGTCCTCGGCCCCGCGGAGGTCGACGACGAGGCGTCGCTGTTCGACGCGATCAGGCGCCGGTTCCGGCGCTAG
- a CDS encoding DUF7093 family protein: protein MSLKCSVLGHSFGETEVERDREEQGSEVVITIREVETCERCGTERTVSENKEVTAIETPDDGVVGGSVDDASEPADATAAPDDGDASEAGPDEAPVDEPADGDGAAEIVDAESSDEPGADPDEEPAVAGDAAAEANGDDAVPDVGPDEDGPDGASDVAEAPVDADQGAEIIDAEADEPVDDELADPSVGEPELEESEPEPEPEPDEADDAVFIDEADDEGDGDDRAPGEWPDEDDGDDGSGEEWSPDVGAEQPAEGPEIRKSSGVSVTVPEGQFRCPECGHTTPVESSSLRAGDFCPECHRGTLINEPAAEDGTRKE, encoded by the coding sequence ATGAGTCTCAAGTGTTCCGTCCTCGGTCACTCGTTCGGCGAGACGGAGGTCGAGCGCGACCGGGAGGAGCAGGGCAGCGAGGTGGTCATCACGATCCGCGAGGTCGAGACCTGCGAGCGGTGCGGCACCGAGCGCACCGTCTCGGAGAACAAGGAGGTCACCGCCATCGAGACGCCCGACGACGGCGTCGTGGGCGGGTCCGTCGACGACGCCTCAGAACCGGCCGACGCGACCGCGGCGCCGGACGACGGCGACGCGTCCGAAGCGGGCCCCGACGAGGCGCCCGTCGACGAACCGGCCGACGGCGACGGGGCGGCCGAGATCGTGGACGCGGAATCGTCCGACGAGCCCGGTGCCGACCCCGACGAGGAACCGGCCGTCGCGGGCGACGCCGCTGCGGAGGCCAACGGCGACGACGCCGTGCCGGACGTCGGACCCGACGAGGACGGACCTGACGGTGCGTCCGACGTCGCGGAGGCCCCGGTCGACGCCGACCAGGGCGCGGAGATCATCGACGCCGAGGCCGACGAGCCCGTCGACGACGAGCTCGCCGACCCGTCCGTGGGCGAGCCTGAACTCGAAGAGTCGGAGCCAGAGCCGGAGCCCGAGCCGGACGAGGCCGACGACGCGGTGTTCATCGACGAGGCCGACGACGAGGGCGACGGGGACGACCGGGCCCCCGGCGAGTGGCCCGACGAGGACGACGGCGACGACGGGAGCGGCGAGGAGTGGTCGCCGGACGTCGGGGCGGAGCAGCCGGCCGAAGGGCCCGAGATCCGGAAGTCCAGCGGGGTGTCCGTGACGGTGCCTGAAGGGCAGTTCCGGTGTCCCGAGTGCGGCCACACGACGCCGGTCGAGTCCTCCTCGCTGCGGGCCGGGGACTTCTGTCCGGAGTGCCACCGCGGGACCCTGATCAACGAGCCGGCCGCCGAGGACGGAACGCGAAAAGAGTAA